A window of Maioricimonas rarisocia genomic DNA:
CAGGAGGTCGCGTCCGAGAGCCCGGCGGCCGTTGGATTGACGAAGTCGGTTAAGGAGAGCGAGCACTGGGAGAGTGTCGCGGCCTTCACCCAGACAGTCGCCTCCTGGGCCGAGGAACCGGTGACCGATGATCTACCGTTTCTGAAACGCCGCCAGCACCTGTGCGAGGAATACGTCAAGAAGTGCCCGGCTGGACCGCTTGCAGATCGAATGGAAGCGTGTGCACGGACGATGGAAACGCTGGCCCGCCGCTACGAGCCGGCCGACGGGCTGGTCAAGGAACTGCGACGGCGGATCGTCGACCATGCCTCTATGAACCTGCACACGCTGCAGGACACAAAGTACGACTGGCCGTACTACATAGCCGACCTGGACTCGATTGGAGGCGCGAACAATCCGACGTTCACTCCGTGGCGCAAGCGGGCCGGCGAGATCTCGAAACAGCAGCAGATTCTTTCCAACCGACTGGCGTACTCGAAGCCGCGGCCTGCACCACAGAACCGTCTGGCCGAGGTGTTCGACAAGACGCTCTCCGGGCTGACGATCGACAACTGGGAAGAGACGTTTCGCGGGATGACTCAGCGAGTGATCGACACCGACAACGTCGATCCGATTCTGAGAGTCGTCATTCTCAAGCAGTTGCAGGAACTGGGAGCAGCCGGCAGCGTGGTGCTGGCCTCCCACAAGCCGTTTGCCACATACGCCGAACGACTGGATACCGCCTACCTGAACGTCAATCCGAAGACGGACTGGACCGATCCGGCTGATGAGCGTGTGAACTCTGCCCGTGAGATTGCCGAGACCTATCTCGATACGCTCAAGACGGCGGATCTGCATGCGATCTGGAACACTGCCGAGGCAGGATCACCGGAAACACTCAATCCGGTGACGACCGGGTTTCAAGCCGTGGGCTGGATGGCGCTGGATAAGCAGAACGAACCGACCGTCGATATCACTCCGCCCGAAGAGGGAGACTGGCGTCTCTTCGTTGTCGTCGTGCCGCCGGACGAAATGGACGCCAAGGCCCAGCTGGTGGAGATCGGTCGCGCTGCCGATTCGAAGCTGCTCTTGCAGGGGGCGGCCACCGGCGCACATCACCAGACAGGTCGGCTGGTGTTCGCAAGTCAAGCGGATTGATCGGAGGTCAGGGCAGGCCACGATCGGTTGGAACAGTGCACACGGCGAACGGCGGGACCACCATGTCAGACGCTTCCGAAACCAGTTACTTCATCCGCCTGAGGGGAACGATCCGCGGACCGTATACGGTGCTGCAACTCCGCAGAATGGCCAGGACCGGGCAGTTCAGCCGGCTGCACCAGATCTCGGAGAACCGTGTCGCCTGGCGATCAGCCCACGAATTGCGGGAACTCTTTGGCGGGCCTCAGCCAGCACCTGCCGCCGAAGCATCTCCGCAGTCGATGCCTTCTTCTCCTGCACCGGCCGAACCAAAGTCGCCGGCCGAAGAATGGATGTATGCCGTCGGTGATGCGACGCTCGGCCCAGTGTCCCGCAGGGAACTCCTGCGGCGACTTGAACGTGGCGAACTGACGGCCAGCACGCCGGTCTGGCGCGAAGGGCTTGCCGACTGGTCTGACGCAGGAACGGAATTTCCCTCACACGTGCGGACCCGCGGGAGCGGGCGGCGGAAGGCGATGTGGGCGGGAATCGGGCTGGGCGTCTGCCTGCTGATTGTTGCGGCCGTACTGAAGTGGGCACCGCAGTTCGACGCAGGAGAGCTGAAGGAAGCCGTGTTCTCGAGCGAGATCGACTCGACGGACCTATCGGTGCCGGCCGTCAATCAAGCCATCAGCGACGCGACCGGCATGGTGGTGAGCTACCTGCTTATCCGAAAGCAGACAGGCGAGGAATTTGAACAGCGGCTCGGTTCGGGCAGTTGCTTTGTCGTCGACCGCAAGGGCAATGCCCTGACGAATCGCCATGTCATCGAAGAGTACGAGGCGTGGAAGAAAGCTTCGACTGAGGGACGTCTTCGGCGTCTGATCGACCTGAACACGCAGTGGCTGGCGCAGCTCTACAAGGAACGTCAGATCGACGGGGATCCCCCCGATGTCGACACGTACATCCGCGACGAAGTCGACTCGATTGACCCCAGACTCGTGGTTTACTTCGGCACCGACCAGTGTCCGGCATCGCTCGAGTACACCAGCAAACGGCACGATATGGCCGTGCTTCATGTGCAGCGGGAGAAACACGAGGCCTATTACCCGCTCTCGGCGAGCAACGAAGCGGCCAAGCTGACACCGGTGGTGACGATCGGCTTCCCCGGCGTTGCCCAGCGGGCGGTGACGGACGTCGAGCAGGCGGCGATTCTCGCCCGCGCTGCACCGTCCAGTCTCGACGAGGTCCTGTTTGGCTCGCGGGATCACCGCGACGGAATCAAAGGCAGCGCCTTCGAAGTCAATACGACGCCCGGCGAGATCACGATTGTTCAGAAGGAGACCGGCGATGTCCATCTCGTGCAGCACACGGCCGTCGTCCGCCCCGGGAATTCGGGCGGTCCGCTGGTTCTTCGGCGTGGCGGCATGGCTGGTGTCGTGCTGGGCATCAACACGCTCATTCTCGTCGACGACTCGCCGGTCTACGTCGCCTTCACCGTGGCACAGATGCGTTCAGAACTGGAAGACGAAGCCGGTCTGACGGAGCTCACCTGGCGGTAGAACGTGGCGGCAGAAGATTCGCACACCAATGGACAGCGGTATCGAAATGAATGATGTTCTTTCCTGGACGCTAAGCGACCCCGAACAGCGGATCGGCTTTGCAGGCGGACGCTTCACCCGCGTCAACCACCTGTTTGCCGGGATTCTTGGGGCGTTGCTGACGGCAGCGGTCTTCGGTGTCCTGTTTCCGTTTCGCAGCTCGCCTGTGGGCATGCTCTTCTATCGGGAGAGCAGTCTGCCGATCACCGTCGCGATCATCTTTCTGACGGCCTGGTCCATGGCGATACTCGCTCTGAAACTGGCGAAGCTGCGTCTGCAGCGGCGGGCGCTGCGGCTCTCCATCATGCCGGACGGGCACGACTTTGTGCTGTCGCCAACGACGGTCGATCAGGTGGCTGAGCGGATGGCAACCAGTGTCGATGATCCCAGGAACTTTGTGCTGCTCAATCGGATCGACTGGGCGCTCTCCAACCTGCGGAATCTCGGACGGGTTGGCGATGTGTCCGAGATGTTCACTACTCAGGCCGAGTACGACGAAGGCAACATGGAAACGTCGTATCTGGCCGTGGCGGCGTTCGTCTGGGCCATCCCGGTGTTGGGGTTCATCGGCACGGTGCTGGGGCTCTCGCAGGCGATTGGTGAGTTTGGTGGCGTTCTGCAGTCTGGCAGCGAACTGGACCAGATCAAGGATCAGCTGCAGCAGGTCACCGGGGGGCTGGCGACGGCCTTCGAGACGACACTGCAGGGGCTCGTAGCCGCGCTGATCGTGCAGCTGTGCATGGCATCGCTGAAGAAATCGGAACACGAGTTTCTCGATGACTGCAGCGAGTACTGTTCGCGGCACGTGATTTCACGTTTGCGATTGCTTCCTCTGGAGACGGCGGGGGACCGATGATTCGCAAGCAACGGGGTTCACAGCCTCAGATCTCGCTGCTGGCTTTCCAGGACATCATCACGTCCGTCAGCGCGGTGCTGATTCTTGTCGTGCTGCTGCTGGCTCTCGAACTGACGCGGCAGAGTGGCACGTCTCCCCTGCAGGAAAAGTTCTCGGCAGCGGCCGGCGAGTTGCAGACGCAGATAGTATCGCTCACCAACGAAGAGGCCGAGTTGGCAACTGAGCTCGAAGCAGCACGAGAGACCGTTCAACTGGCGATTGAGAATCCAGGCAGCGAACTCGGCAAAGCCGTTTCCAAGGCCGAGACCGGCGTGACGCTGCTCAATGAGCAGCTGGAATCGCTCGAGGACGTCTCCGAAGGGCTGGACCAGGAGGAGCAGGCGCTCGCCGAATCGACGGATGAAGCAGACGACGTTCGCAGTCGTCTTGCCGAGACGCTGGTGCAGATTGAAGAACAGCAGGCATTGCTGGACGACCTGGCGCACGGCAAGGCGGCACGGTATGCGGCGCCGCGGGGAATCGAACCGGAGAAGGGATGGCTGTGTGACGTTGCCGACGGTGCCCTGGTTCTCATGTCCCTCTCGGAGTCCCCCCGGCGATCGGTGATTCGTGGTGACACCGCCG
This region includes:
- a CDS encoding GYF domain-containing protein, which encodes MSDASETSYFIRLRGTIRGPYTVLQLRRMARTGQFSRLHQISENRVAWRSAHELRELFGGPQPAPAAEASPQSMPSSPAPAEPKSPAEEWMYAVGDATLGPVSRRELLRRLERGELTASTPVWREGLADWSDAGTEFPSHVRTRGSGRRKAMWAGIGLGVCLLIVAAVLKWAPQFDAGELKEAVFSSEIDSTDLSVPAVNQAISDATGMVVSYLLIRKQTGEEFEQRLGSGSCFVVDRKGNALTNRHVIEEYEAWKKASTEGRLRRLIDLNTQWLAQLYKERQIDGDPPDVDTYIRDEVDSIDPRLVVYFGTDQCPASLEYTSKRHDMAVLHVQREKHEAYYPLSASNEAAKLTPVVTIGFPGVAQRAVTDVEQAAILARAAPSSLDEVLFGSRDHRDGIKGSAFEVNTTPGEITIVQKETGDVHLVQHTAVVRPGNSGGPLVLRRGGMAGVVLGINTLILVDDSPVYVAFTVAQMRSELEDEAGLTELTWR
- a CDS encoding MotA/TolQ/ExbB proton channel family protein — encoded protein: MNDVLSWTLSDPEQRIGFAGGRFTRVNHLFAGILGALLTAAVFGVLFPFRSSPVGMLFYRESSLPITVAIIFLTAWSMAILALKLAKLRLQRRALRLSIMPDGHDFVLSPTTVDQVAERMATSVDDPRNFVLLNRIDWALSNLRNLGRVGDVSEMFTTQAEYDEGNMETSYLAVAAFVWAIPVLGFIGTVLGLSQAIGEFGGVLQSGSELDQIKDQLQQVTGGLATAFETTLQGLVAALIVQLCMASLKKSEHEFLDDCSEYCSRHVISRLRLLPLETAGDR